One genomic region from Sphingobacterium sp. UGAL515B_05 encodes:
- a CDS encoding homoserine kinase, producing the protein MLSEVRVFAPATVANMICGFDILGFAVEEPGDEVVMRRTQQPGVTIREITGDDGRLPLDPDKNTVSACVQYLLQALNISSKVGVEIELHKHMPIGSGLGSSAASTVAGLFAINTMLGNPLTKEELLPFCVEGERLACGTGHADNVAPALYGGITLIRGNEPLDVISIPSPKELVAAVVFPQVDVPTRDARQLIKDKVLLKDAVTQWGNIAGLVAALFKEDYDLIARSMKDILIEPTRAILIPQFYEMKEIALKNGALSFGISGSGPSVVAITRDEKIAKDIADKIQTHLKENEIDSFGYVSRVNVEGPRILD; encoded by the coding sequence ATGCTGTCGGAAGTTCGTGTTTTTGCGCCTGCAACTGTCGCAAATATGATCTGTGGTTTTGATATATTGGGTTTTGCTGTCGAGGAACCCGGTGATGAGGTGGTTATGCGGCGCACGCAACAACCTGGAGTAACGATTCGGGAAATAACTGGCGACGATGGAAGACTACCACTCGATCCTGATAAGAATACCGTATCTGCCTGTGTTCAATATCTATTACAGGCCTTGAATATCTCTTCAAAGGTAGGTGTCGAAATTGAATTGCATAAACATATGCCAATTGGATCGGGACTAGGCTCCAGTGCAGCAAGTACCGTGGCTGGGCTTTTTGCCATCAATACCATGCTTGGAAACCCTTTGACAAAAGAGGAATTACTGCCGTTTTGTGTTGAAGGTGAGCGTTTGGCCTGCGGTACAGGCCATGCTGATAATGTTGCCCCGGCGCTTTATGGCGGCATAACATTAATTCGGGGAAATGAACCTTTGGATGTTATTTCCATCCCTTCACCAAAAGAACTCGTAGCAGCGGTCGTTTTTCCACAGGTCGATGTTCCCACACGTGACGCAAGACAACTTATAAAAGATAAAGTGTTGTTAAAAGACGCCGTGACACAATGGGGAAATATCGCGGGATTGGTTGCCGCGTTGTTCAAGGAAGATTATGATCTCATTGCGCGAAGCATGAAAGATATTCTTATTGAGCCAACTCGTGCAATTTTAATTCCCCAGTTTTATGAAATGAAAGAGATTGCCTTGAAAAATGGCGCCTTGAGTTTTGGTATTTCTGGCTCAGGACCTTCCGTCGTTGCAATAACACGGGATGAAAAAATAGCAAAGGATATTGCCGACAAAATACAAACTCATCTCAAAGAAAATGAAATTGATAGTTTTGGCTATGTTTCCCGTGTCAATGTGGAAGGACCCAGAATATTAGATTAA
- the thrC gene encoding threonine synthase — protein sequence MKFYSTNNKTLEVSFKDAVFNSLPADKGLYMPEQIPQLDPLFIKNIQQYSLQEIAFEVASTLLGNDIPKDDLKQIVNDAINFDAPVKFLTESTAVLELFHGPSYAFKDFGARFMSRVMGYFSKTDDKLLDVLVATSGDTGGAVALGFLGVEGTRVTILYPKGKVSEVQELQLTTNGQNIRAIEVEGTFDDCQSLVKQAFSDAELNAILRLTSANSINIARLIPQTFYYFYAYAQLKSQGVNEVVFTVPSGNFGNIGAGLLAYKMGLPVKHFVAATNVNDTVPRFLSSGKYEPLPSVQTLSNAMDVGNPSNWVRIQDLFGGNVAELKNMLSSYTFTDEETKEGMQKLLEESNYIACPHTAIAWLGARAYANEHPGPYASVFLSTAHPCKFPDAIAADVFEKIVLPVGAETLQGKEKLAESLKVDFEAFKKYLINHN from the coding sequence ATGAAATTTTATAGTACAAATAATAAAACATTAGAAGTCTCCTTCAAAGATGCGGTCTTCAATTCTCTCCCTGCAGACAAAGGGTTATATATGCCTGAACAGATACCACAATTGGATCCGCTGTTCATTAAGAATATTCAACAGTATTCCTTGCAGGAGATTGCTTTTGAAGTAGCTTCTACACTATTGGGAAATGATATTCCCAAAGACGATTTAAAACAGATTGTGAACGATGCCATCAATTTTGATGCTCCTGTAAAATTCTTGACCGAGAGCACCGCTGTGCTCGAACTATTTCATGGGCCATCTTATGCCTTTAAGGATTTTGGAGCTCGCTTTATGAGTAGGGTCATGGGGTATTTTTCAAAGACTGACGATAAATTACTGGACGTACTTGTCGCGACATCAGGGGATACCGGTGGAGCTGTTGCCTTGGGCTTTTTGGGGGTAGAAGGAACACGTGTGACGATCCTATATCCTAAAGGTAAAGTCTCGGAGGTTCAGGAATTACAACTGACCACTAATGGACAAAATATTCGCGCTATTGAGGTAGAAGGAACTTTTGACGACTGTCAATCATTGGTAAAACAAGCTTTTAGTGATGCCGAACTCAATGCTATATTGCGTTTGACCTCAGCTAATTCAATCAATATAGCACGGCTGATCCCACAGACATTTTATTATTTTTATGCGTATGCACAATTGAAGTCACAAGGAGTCAATGAGGTCGTATTTACAGTGCCGAGTGGTAATTTTGGTAATATAGGGGCTGGTTTATTGGCCTATAAAATGGGACTTCCAGTAAAGCATTTTGTAGCAGCAACAAACGTCAATGATACCGTTCCCAGATTCCTTTCTTCAGGTAAATATGAACCACTGCCTTCTGTTCAAACCTTAAGCAATGCCATGGATGTTGGGAATCCAAGCAACTGGGTACGTATACAGGATCTCTTTGGCGGAAATGTGGCTGAATTAAAAAATATGCTTTCTTCTTATACTTTTACAGATGAAGAAACAAAAGAAGGAATGCAGAAATTACTTGAAGAATCGAATTATATCGCCTGTCCGCATACAGCAATCGCCTGGCTTGGCGCTCGTGCTTATGCAAATGAGCATCCCGGTCCGTATGCTTCAGTTTTCTTATCAACAGCACATCCCTGCAAATTCCCTGATGCAATAGCAGCAGATGTATTCGAAAAAATAGTTTTGCCTGTCGGCGCAGAAACATTGCAAGGAAAAGAGAAATTAGCAGAATCTTTGAAAGTTGATTTTGAAGCCTTCAAAAAATATTTAATCAACCATAACTAA
- a CDS encoding class I SAM-dependent rRNA methyltransferase, with protein MKSVYLNKGKDKAAWQLHPWVFSGAIKSLSDKIEDGEVVGVYNAEREFIAYGLFHNSSRVAIRLLEWNPQVQIDADWWRARVQKAVAARQHLLQHGVTNTVRLIFAEADFLPGLIADKYADFISIQVHSVGVEKVKSVIIEELNALLQPTGIYERSDLKSREHEGLPNTNGLLFGELPSEFVDVIENGIHYKVNIIDGQKSGFYCDQRENRQLTANYVLNKRVLDCFCYSGGFTLNSLKSGAAEVISVDSSALAIETLEKNIVENGFEPSRHKAILSDVNKQLRKFIDEGEKFDLIVLDPPKYAPSRSALERASRAYKDLNRRGLMLLKSGGLLATFSCSGAMDMDTFKQVLAWAALDAGKEIQFIRQFHQPEDHPVRASFPEGEYLKGLLVRVL; from the coding sequence ATGAAATCAGTTTATTTGAATAAGGGTAAGGATAAAGCTGCCTGGCAATTGCATCCTTGGGTATTTTCCGGAGCAATTAAATCATTGTCCGATAAAATTGAAGATGGCGAAGTTGTTGGCGTTTACAATGCTGAACGTGAATTTATTGCCTATGGTCTATTTCACAATAGCTCGCGTGTAGCCATTCGTTTATTGGAATGGAATCCTCAAGTACAGATTGATGCAGATTGGTGGCGTGCCCGTGTTCAGAAGGCTGTAGCTGCAAGGCAGCATCTGTTGCAACATGGTGTTACCAATACGGTTCGTTTAATCTTTGCTGAAGCAGATTTTCTTCCTGGACTTATTGCAGATAAATACGCAGATTTTATATCGATTCAGGTTCACTCAGTTGGGGTTGAAAAAGTCAAATCAGTTATCATCGAAGAATTGAATGCTTTACTGCAACCCACAGGAATTTATGAGCGTAGTGATCTGAAATCCCGCGAACATGAAGGTTTACCCAATACCAATGGGCTTTTGTTTGGAGAACTTCCATCTGAATTTGTCGACGTTATCGAAAATGGCATTCATTATAAGGTTAACATTATTGATGGGCAAAAATCGGGATTTTATTGCGACCAACGTGAAAATCGCCAGCTAACGGCCAACTACGTTTTGAATAAACGAGTCCTAGATTGTTTTTGCTATTCCGGTGGTTTTACGTTAAATAGTTTGAAAAGTGGCGCTGCAGAAGTCATATCTGTAGATAGTTCTGCACTGGCTATTGAAACCCTGGAAAAGAATATTGTTGAAAATGGTTTTGAACCTAGTCGACATAAAGCAATATTGTCTGATGTAAACAAGCAATTGCGTAAATTCATTGATGAAGGAGAAAAATTTGATCTGATTGTCCTAGATCCACCGAAATATGCACCCTCTCGATCTGCATTGGAAAGAGCATCAAGGGCGTATAAAGACCTGAATCGCCGCGGATTGATGTTGTTAAAAAGTGGTGGTTTATTAGCGACATTTTCTTGCTCAGGTGCGATGGATATGGATACGTTCAAACAGGTACTTGCTTGGGCAGCACTGGATGCTGGAAAGGAAATTCAGTTTATCCGACAATTTCATCAACCTGAAGATCATCCTGTACGGGCTTCGTTCCCAGAAGGGGAGTATCTGAAAGGATTGTTGGTCCGCGTATTATAA
- a CDS encoding MFS transporter, which yields MIQEKASRPIFSILFAVSMVHLLNDMIQGVIPATYPLLKEEHHLSFSQVGMITMVYQIAASIFQPVVGSFTDKHPVPYSQIIGMSFSLLGMLLFSKAHSYEWILFSVFLVGIGSSIFHPESSRVAYMASGGRRSMAQSIFQIGGNAGTAMAPIIVAFLVLPRGQQAIAWMCLFTILGQFISYYIGSWYKKKLQNSARSTKRTIRVPDLTNSRIVVTVIILLLLIVSKYFYIASITNYFQFYTIKKFGINEVEAQVYLFYFLIAVAVGTLLGGAFGDRFGRKYVIWFSVLGVAPFALALPYVGLTMTGILIVIIGLILSSAFPAIIVYAQELLPKKLGMVSGLFYGFAFGMGGIGSAVLGWQADHTSIEFIYHLCSYLPLIGIVAYFLPNLQKTPYKEI from the coding sequence ATGATACAAGAGAAAGCGAGTAGACCTATTTTTTCTATTTTGTTTGCTGTGAGCATGGTGCATCTTTTGAATGATATGATTCAAGGAGTGATACCAGCAACCTATCCCCTGCTCAAAGAAGAGCATCATCTAAGCTTTTCGCAGGTTGGGATGATTACAATGGTTTATCAGATAGCAGCTTCAATATTTCAACCTGTTGTTGGCTCATTTACGGATAAACATCCTGTACCATACTCCCAGATTATAGGGATGTCTTTTTCACTTCTCGGTATGCTTTTGTTTTCGAAAGCACACAGTTATGAATGGATCTTATTTTCTGTTTTTCTCGTTGGGATTGGTTCTTCAATCTTTCATCCTGAATCTTCACGTGTAGCTTATATGGCGTCAGGAGGAAGAAGAAGTATGGCACAATCTATTTTTCAGATCGGAGGCAATGCAGGGACCGCAATGGCTCCAATCATTGTCGCTTTTTTGGTTTTACCGAGAGGGCAACAGGCGATCGCCTGGATGTGCTTATTTACCATTCTCGGCCAATTTATATCTTATTATATCGGTAGTTGGTATAAAAAGAAACTTCAAAACTCTGCTAGATCAACGAAGAGAACAATCCGCGTACCTGATCTCACCAATAGCCGAATTGTCGTCACCGTTATTATACTCCTATTATTGATTGTTTCAAAATACTTCTATATAGCAAGTATTACAAATTACTTCCAGTTTTATACAATCAAGAAATTCGGGATCAATGAAGTGGAAGCGCAAGTCTATCTATTTTATTTTCTGATAGCTGTTGCGGTGGGAACGCTATTGGGCGGCGCATTCGGCGATCGATTTGGACGCAAATATGTCATCTGGTTCTCCGTCTTGGGCGTTGCGCCATTTGCATTGGCATTACCCTATGTCGGGCTTACAATGACGGGGATATTAATCGTGATTATTGGGTTGATCTTATCATCAGCTTTTCCAGCAATTATTGTTTATGCGCAAGAACTATTGCCTAAAAAATTGGGTATGGTCTCAGGCTTATTTTACGGTTTTGCATTTGGAATGGGGGGGATTGGATCCGCTGTACTTGGCTGGCAGGCCGATCATACTTCCATCGAGTTTATTTATCACTTATGTTCCTATCTGCCATTGATCGGTATTGTGGCTTATTTTCTTCCCAATCTACAAAAAACACCTTACAAAGAAATTTAG
- a CDS encoding SGNH/GDSL hydrolase family protein has protein sequence MNTNRRSFIKKSIIGTGLLTGANLLGNDVFAHDSKSSPSKISLNNDDIILFQGDSITDVGRDRNNRNANDTGALGHGYALLAASQLLNKYPAKKLKVYNTGISGNRVPDLQKRWTEDTLAIKPTVLSILIGVNDFWRTIDRGAQTTVEEYKSQYQELLHETLQKLPNVKLIIGEPFAVKGVGHITDAWYPKFLAYQESAREIAKEFGAILIPYQKVFDNAQKNAPGAYWAADGVHPTLAGAQMMASAWMDCIK, from the coding sequence ATGAACACAAACCGCAGATCATTTATCAAAAAAAGCATTATTGGCACCGGTCTATTGACTGGCGCCAATTTACTGGGAAACGATGTCTTCGCGCACGATTCAAAATCCAGTCCCTCAAAAATCAGTTTAAATAATGATGACATCATTTTATTTCAGGGCGACTCCATTACAGATGTGGGCCGGGATAGAAATAACAGAAATGCCAATGACACTGGTGCGCTGGGTCATGGTTATGCTTTATTGGCTGCCAGCCAGCTCTTAAATAAATATCCAGCAAAGAAACTAAAGGTGTATAATACAGGTATCAGTGGAAACCGTGTACCCGATCTTCAAAAGCGCTGGACAGAAGATACATTAGCGATTAAACCAACCGTATTGAGTATTCTGATTGGTGTAAACGACTTCTGGCGCACGATCGATCGCGGAGCACAGACTACGGTTGAAGAGTATAAATCGCAATACCAAGAGTTATTACACGAGACACTACAAAAGCTGCCAAATGTCAAATTGATTATTGGCGAGCCCTTTGCAGTAAAGGGAGTTGGTCACATCACAGACGCATGGTATCCAAAATTTTTGGCTTATCAAGAATCTGCCCGTGAAATCGCCAAAGAATTTGGTGCAATTTTAATTCCTTATCAAAAGGTATTCGACAATGCTCAAAAGAACGCCCCTGGCGCCTATTGGGCAGCGGACGGCGTACATCCCACGCTTGCTGGGGCACAAATGATGGCCTCAGCCTGGATGGACTGCATCAAGTAA
- a CDS encoding aspartate aminotransferase family protein has translation MLSNRELFLMNTAQTSSSPRLVEVVKAEGVYLYGPNGEEYMDLVSGFNVSNIGHRHPKVLEAIKSQLEQYLHVTVYGEFVQAPQVQFATELLAELPANFQSVYLTNSGTEAVEGAMKIAKKYTGRRQIIAAKKAYHGSTQGALSLIGNDEYRKAYAPLLPEIDFIGFNDMEDLTRITEQTAAVILEAIQGEAGVRVPDIAYMQAIRKRCDETGTLLIFDEIQTGFGRTGRLFAFEHFAIVPDILLLAKGIGGGMPLGAFVAAKEVMDVIKDNPMLGHITTFGGHPVSCAAARASLSVIKEEKLVEQVERKSLLFKEKLKHPSIKEIRGLGLMMCLQLNSFDQVYNVSKYCAENGIMIDWYLHCETALRVAPPLTITDFEIEKACNIIIKGLEKYA, from the coding sequence ATGTTAAGCAACAGAGAATTATTTTTAATGAATACTGCTCAAACATCTAGCTCACCTAGATTGGTTGAAGTAGTTAAGGCTGAAGGTGTCTACCTTTATGGCCCCAATGGGGAAGAATACATGGATTTGGTCTCCGGCTTCAATGTCAGCAATATAGGCCATCGGCATCCGAAGGTTTTAGAGGCTATAAAATCACAATTGGAGCAGTACTTACACGTCACCGTTTATGGTGAATTTGTGCAGGCGCCACAGGTGCAATTTGCTACAGAATTACTAGCAGAACTTCCCGCTAATTTTCAATCAGTCTACCTCACCAACAGTGGAACGGAAGCGGTAGAGGGCGCTATGAAAATAGCAAAGAAATATACTGGTCGCAGGCAGATTATCGCGGCAAAAAAAGCGTACCACGGCAGCACGCAAGGTGCACTCAGTCTGATCGGAAACGATGAGTATCGCAAAGCCTATGCCCCCCTCCTTCCCGAGATAGATTTTATCGGGTTCAATGATATGGAAGATCTAACAAGGATTACGGAACAAACTGCAGCTGTCATCCTCGAAGCGATTCAGGGAGAAGCTGGTGTTCGCGTCCCAGATATCGCTTACATGCAAGCTATCAGAAAACGCTGCGATGAAACAGGTACATTACTCATTTTTGACGAGATTCAAACTGGTTTTGGTCGTACTGGCCGTCTTTTCGCTTTTGAACATTTTGCAATTGTCCCAGATATCCTGTTGCTCGCCAAAGGTATCGGTGGTGGCATGCCTTTAGGTGCATTTGTTGCAGCCAAAGAAGTGATGGACGTTATTAAGGACAATCCCATGCTTGGACATATCACCACTTTTGGGGGACATCCTGTAAGCTGTGCCGCAGCACGTGCTTCACTAAGCGTTATCAAAGAAGAAAAATTAGTCGAACAGGTTGAAAGAAAATCGCTTTTATTTAAAGAAAAACTCAAACACCCTTCCATCAAAGAAATTCGTGGATTGGGTCTTATGATGTGTCTGCAACTAAATTCTTTTGATCAAGTCTATAATGTGAGTAAATACTGTGCTGAAAACGGGATAATGATCGATTGGTATCTGCATTGTGAAACAGCATTGCGTGTCGCCCCGCCATTGACAATTACAGACTTTGAAATCGAAAAAGCGTGTAACATCATTATAAAAGGTTTGGAAAAGTATGCTTAA
- a CDS encoding RNA polymerase sigma factor, with protein sequence MDDALIIAKFAEESTREEAFRLLLKKYQQKIYWHVRRMVIDHDDADDVVQDIFVKVWKNLGNFREDSQLYTWLYRIATNECITFLNKKKQKQNVSLDDDTTAYLAETLADGNYFNGDRAQMKLQQALLTLPEKQKLVFNMKYFEDMKYEEISEVLGTSVGALKASYHLAVKKIEAFFNNND encoded by the coding sequence ATGGATGACGCTTTAATTATAGCAAAATTCGCCGAAGAGAGTACGCGAGAAGAAGCTTTCCGTTTATTGTTGAAGAAATATCAACAGAAGATTTATTGGCATGTGCGAAGAATGGTCATCGATCATGACGATGCGGACGATGTTGTACAAGATATCTTTGTGAAAGTATGGAAGAACCTTGGGAACTTCCGCGAAGACTCACAGTTATATACGTGGCTTTATCGTATTGCAACAAATGAATGTATTACCTTCTTAAATAAGAAAAAGCAAAAGCAGAACGTGTCGTTGGATGACGACACGACTGCTTATCTGGCAGAAACGCTTGCTGATGGCAATTATTTCAATGGTGATAGAGCTCAAATGAAATTACAACAGGCTTTGTTGACCTTGCCAGAGAAGCAAAAATTGGTCTTCAATATGAAATATTTTGAAGACATGAAATATGAGGAGATTTCAGAAGTCCTCGGAACAAGTGTTGGAGCGCTTAAAGCCTCTTATCATTTGGCCGTCAAAAAAATAGAGGCATTTTTTAACAACAACGATTAA
- a CDS encoding transketolase family protein: MKKYTYTESKDTRSGFGAGLLEAGKQDENVVALCADLIGSLKMNDFIKEFPERFFQIGIAEANMMGIAAGLTIGGKIPFTGTFANFSTGRVYDQIRQSIAYSDKNVKIAASHAGLTLGEDGATHQILEDIGLMKMLPGMTVINPCDFNQTKAATIAAAKYHGPVYLRFGRPVVPNFTPADQEFVIGKAVLLNEGTDVTIIATGHLVWEAIQAGEKLAELGINAEIINIHTIKPLDEEAILKSVAKTKCVVTAEEHNRLGGLGDSVAQVLTRELPTPQEYVAVNDSFGESGTPAQLMEKYGLNAAAIVAAVQKVIKRK; the protein is encoded by the coding sequence ATGAAAAAATATACTTATACAGAGTCAAAAGATACACGTTCAGGATTTGGTGCGGGCTTACTAGAAGCAGGAAAGCAAGATGAGAATGTAGTTGCATTATGTGCTGATTTAATCGGTTCGTTAAAAATGAACGATTTTATCAAAGAATTTCCTGAGCGCTTTTTCCAAATCGGTATTGCGGAAGCAAACATGATGGGTATTGCTGCCGGACTTACGATCGGTGGTAAAATCCCATTCACAGGTACATTTGCAAATTTTTCGACAGGCCGTGTTTATGATCAGATTCGCCAATCGATTGCTTACTCGGACAAAAATGTAAAGATTGCCGCATCGCATGCTGGTCTAACCTTAGGTGAAGATGGTGCAACTCACCAAATCTTAGAAGATATCGGTTTGATGAAAATGTTACCAGGAATGACAGTGATCAATCCTTGTGATTTCAATCAAACAAAAGCGGCTACAATTGCAGCAGCCAAATATCATGGACCAGTTTATTTGCGTTTTGGCCGTCCTGTAGTTCCTAACTTCACTCCTGCTGATCAGGAATTTGTGATTGGTAAGGCGGTATTATTAAATGAAGGAACGGATGTTACAATCATTGCTACAGGTCATCTGGTATGGGAAGCTATCCAAGCTGGTGAGAAATTAGCTGAGTTGGGCATCAACGCTGAGATTATCAATATCCATACAATCAAACCTTTGGATGAAGAAGCTATTTTAAAATCTGTTGCTAAAACCAAATGTGTCGTAACGGCGGAAGAGCATAATCGTCTTGGCGGTTTAGGTGATAGCGTTGCTCAGGTATTAACAAGAGAGTTGCCTACTCCACAAGAATACGTTGCTGTAAATGATAGTTTTGGAGAATCAGGTACTCCTGCTCAATTGATGGAAAAATACGGTCTGAATGCAGCGGCTATTGTTGCAGCGGTTCAAAAAGTAATCAAAAGAAAATAA
- a CDS encoding transketolase yields MSADINKLEQIASQVRRDIVRMVHACQSGHPGGSLGCTDYFVALYFNAMKRNPSFDMDGKGEDLFFLSNGHISPVFYSTLAHAGYFEVSELATFRKINSRLQGHPTTHEGLPGIRIASGSLGQGLSVAIGAAQAKKLNKDNNLVYVLMGDGELQEGQVWEAAMYAPHNKIDNLIATVDYNKAQIDGSTDQVLSLGDLRAKWEAFGWDVMEIAKGNDMNAVVAGLAEAKSRTGKGKPVIILMHTEMGSGVDFMMGSHKWHGVAPNDEQLASALNQLTETLGDY; encoded by the coding sequence ATGAGTGCAGATATTAACAAACTAGAACAAATTGCATCACAGGTAAGACGTGATATCGTACGTATGGTACACGCTTGTCAATCAGGACACCCAGGTGGTTCGTTAGGTTGTACAGATTACTTTGTGGCGCTTTATTTCAATGCAATGAAACGCAATCCTTCCTTTGACATGGATGGAAAAGGAGAAGATTTATTCTTCCTGTCAAATGGACATATCTCTCCTGTATTTTACAGTACATTGGCGCATGCGGGATATTTTGAAGTGAGCGAATTAGCAACGTTCAGAAAAATCAATTCCAGACTTCAAGGTCACCCAACAACACACGAGGGCCTTCCGGGCATTCGTATTGCTTCGGGATCTTTGGGCCAAGGATTATCTGTTGCAATTGGTGCCGCACAGGCAAAAAAATTGAATAAAGACAATAATCTAGTTTATGTATTAATGGGTGATGGCGAATTGCAGGAGGGCCAAGTTTGGGAAGCTGCAATGTACGCACCACACAACAAAATCGACAATTTGATCGCTACTGTTGACTATAACAAAGCACAAATTGACGGATCTACAGATCAAGTATTATCTCTTGGTGATCTTCGTGCAAAATGGGAAGCATTTGGCTGGGATGTGATGGAAATTGCTAAAGGCAATGACATGAATGCTGTTGTTGCAGGTTTAGCAGAAGCTAAATCACGTACAGGAAAAGGTAAACCAGTCATTATTCTGATGCATACTGAAATGGGTAGCGGTGTTGATTTTATGATGGGTTCTCATAAATGGCATGGTGTTGCTCCAAATGACGAACAATTGGCGTCGGCGTTGAATCAGCTTACAGAAACTTTAGGAGATTACTAG